A genome region from Hevea brasiliensis isolate MT/VB/25A 57/8 chromosome 9, ASM3005281v1, whole genome shotgun sequence includes the following:
- the LOC110672848 gene encoding AT-hook motif nuclear-localized protein 10 isoform X1: protein MSGRDSYGGGGERNQSPTITPSSNMNLAFRADEATPVYQPIMPITTDDTLHHLQSIPPHHHEMMLMGCGGIGVGVIVDGLNMNTAEPMKRKRGRPRKYSPPHGNVSLNLTSPLSHHHQHHEPHQSPLLQHSGFQSPPSPSSTAKKARGRPPGSGRKNQLATLGSGVGFAHVITVKAGEDVLLKIMSFSQNGPRGVCILSANGALSNVTLHQAATLGGAVSYEGRFEILSLSGSFLPSENSGQRSRTGCLSVLLAGPDGRVLGGVAGLLIAASSVQVIVGSFISEDWKESSLGINQPETLYALGALVAGSPTSRGTFSESSGGPVSPPNQSTGGCSSNPQGMPNVPWK, encoded by the exons ATGTCAGGAAGAGATTCGTACGGAGGAGGCGGTGAAAGGAATCAGAGCCCAACCATAACCCCATCATCAAATATGAACTTGGCATTCAGAGCAGATGAGGCTACTCCAGTTTACCAGCCCATCATGCCTATTACTACCGATGATACACTTCATCATCTTCAATCAATCCCACCGCACCACCATGAGATGATGCTAATGGGTTGTGGCGGGATCGGCGTCGGTGTCATTGTTGATGGACTTAACATGAATACTGCGGAGCCAATGAAGAGGAAACGCGGGCGGCCAAGGAAATACTCTCCACCCCATGGTAATGTCAGCCTCAACCTCACATCTCCGCTGTCCCACCACCACCAGCACCATGAACCCCACCAGTCTCCTCTTCTTCAACATTCTGGATTCCAGTCTCCTCCTTCGCCATCATCCACTGCAAAGAAAGCAAGAGGCAGACCTCCTGGTTCGGGCCGCAAAAACCAACTTGCCACTCTTG GATCAGGAGTTGGATTTGCACATGTTATAACGGTGAAGGCTGGAGAG GATGTGTTATTGAAAATAATGTCATTCTCCCAAAATGGCCCCAGAGGTGTCTGCATTTTGTCAGCAAATGGTGCTTTATCTAATGTAACACTTCATCAAGCTGCAACATTAGGTGGAGCCGTATCATATGAG GGACGATTTGAGATTTTGTCACTATCTGGTTCATTTCTCCCTTCAGAGAATAGTGGCCAGCGCAGCAGAACAGGTTGTTTAAGTGTTTTACTAGCTGGGCCTGATGGTCGTGTTCTTGGTGGAGTGGCAGGGCTCCTCATAGCAGCATCTTCTGTTCAG GTTATTGTAGGTAGTTTTATCTCAGAAGATTGGAAAGAATCAAGTCTGGGGATTAACCAACCTGAAACCTTGTATGCTCTAGGTGCATTAGTAGCAGGAAGCCCCACATCCCGTGGAACTTTTAGTGAATCATCTGGTGGGCCTGTAAGCCCTCCTAACCAGAGCACTGGAGGCTGCAGCAGCAATCCACAGGGCATGCCAAATGTGCCATGGAAATAG
- the LOC110672848 gene encoding AT-hook motif nuclear-localized protein 10 isoform X2 has product MNLAFRADEATPVYQPIMPITTDDTLHHLQSIPPHHHEMMLMGCGGIGVGVIVDGLNMNTAEPMKRKRGRPRKYSPPHGNVSLNLTSPLSHHHQHHEPHQSPLLQHSGFQSPPSPSSTAKKARGRPPGSGRKNQLATLGSGVGFAHVITVKAGEDVLLKIMSFSQNGPRGVCILSANGALSNVTLHQAATLGGAVSYEGRFEILSLSGSFLPSENSGQRSRTGCLSVLLAGPDGRVLGGVAGLLIAASSVQVIVGSFISEDWKESSLGINQPETLYALGALVAGSPTSRGTFSESSGGPVSPPNQSTGGCSSNPQGMPNVPWK; this is encoded by the exons ATGAACTTGGCATTCAGAGCAGATGAGGCTACTCCAGTTTACCAGCCCATCATGCCTATTACTACCGATGATACACTTCATCATCTTCAATCAATCCCACCGCACCACCATGAGATGATGCTAATGGGTTGTGGCGGGATCGGCGTCGGTGTCATTGTTGATGGACTTAACATGAATACTGCGGAGCCAATGAAGAGGAAACGCGGGCGGCCAAGGAAATACTCTCCACCCCATGGTAATGTCAGCCTCAACCTCACATCTCCGCTGTCCCACCACCACCAGCACCATGAACCCCACCAGTCTCCTCTTCTTCAACATTCTGGATTCCAGTCTCCTCCTTCGCCATCATCCACTGCAAAGAAAGCAAGAGGCAGACCTCCTGGTTCGGGCCGCAAAAACCAACTTGCCACTCTTG GATCAGGAGTTGGATTTGCACATGTTATAACGGTGAAGGCTGGAGAG GATGTGTTATTGAAAATAATGTCATTCTCCCAAAATGGCCCCAGAGGTGTCTGCATTTTGTCAGCAAATGGTGCTTTATCTAATGTAACACTTCATCAAGCTGCAACATTAGGTGGAGCCGTATCATATGAG GGACGATTTGAGATTTTGTCACTATCTGGTTCATTTCTCCCTTCAGAGAATAGTGGCCAGCGCAGCAGAACAGGTTGTTTAAGTGTTTTACTAGCTGGGCCTGATGGTCGTGTTCTTGGTGGAGTGGCAGGGCTCCTCATAGCAGCATCTTCTGTTCAG GTTATTGTAGGTAGTTTTATCTCAGAAGATTGGAAAGAATCAAGTCTGGGGATTAACCAACCTGAAACCTTGTATGCTCTAGGTGCATTAGTAGCAGGAAGCCCCACATCCCGTGGAACTTTTAGTGAATCATCTGGTGGGCCTGTAAGCCCTCCTAACCAGAGCACTGGAGGCTGCAGCAGCAATCCACAGGGCATGCCAAATGTGCCATGGAAATAG